The Haloprofundus salinisoli region GCAGATGGGGCCGACGACGGTCGCGCCGACCGTCTCACGGGCGTCGCCCGCACCGTCGCCACTCTCGGACGTGAGATTCCGAATCGCGTGGTACGCGTCGTACATCGCGGGCCGAAGCAGCGTCGTCATCCCGGCGTCGACGCCGGTGACGACCGTCTCGGGCGTCTCCTTGACGGTGTTGACCCGCGTGAGGAGCACGCCAGCGTCGGCGACGACGTAGCGCCCGGGTTCGACCGCGAGCGTCGCGTCGATGCCGCCGATTGCCTCGCGCGTCGCCTCGGCGACGGCCGGCAGGTCGAGCGCCGGTTCGTCTTCCTCGTACGGAACGCCGAAGCCGCCGCCCACGTCAACGAATTCGAGGTCGACGCCCGCGGCCGAAATCTCGCGGGCGAGGTCGCCCATCCGGCGGACGAGCTCGCGGTGGTTCGCCAGGTCGTCGCCGGAGATGCCGCTGCCGGCGTGGGCGTGGACGCCGACCACGTCGAACTGTTCGCTCGCCGATTCGACGAGGTCGGCGGCGCGGTCGTACGGGACACCGAACTTCGCGTTCGCGCCGGTCCGGACCTTCTCGTGGTGGCCCGCGCCGACGCCGGGGTTGACGCGGACGCAGAGGCGACCGTCGAAGCCTCGCTCTCGGAGTCTGTCGACGGTGTCGGCCGCGCCGACCGTGATCGTCAGGTCGGGGTGCTCGCGCCAGGCGTCGACGACGTAGTCGAGGTCCCCGGCGGGCGGGTGAACGGCGGTGTACTGGACTTCGGCACCCGAGAAGCCCGCGCCGAGCGCCCGGTGGACCTCGCCCGCCGACGCGCACTCGGCGGGAAGGCCGGCGTCACGGACGGTTTCGAGCACCGCCCGACCGGTGTGGGCCTTCGCCGCGTAGCGGACTTCGGCGTCGGGGAACGCCTCACGCAGGCGAGCGCAGTTCTCCCGAACCCGACCGAGGTCGGTCACGTACAGCGGCGTGCCGTACTCGCCGGCGAGGTCGGCGAGTCGGGCGGCGTCCCAGTCGGCGAGTCGCCGGACCGCCGGATTGTCGCGACGGGAGTCGCCGCGGTGTTCTCCGCGCGATACCCCCTCGGATGAGTCGCTCATTCCCGGAGCGCCTCCTCCCGACGGGTCGCGTCGAGGGTGTCGTCTTCGACGTCGAGGGCGACGACGGCGGGCTTGAACGCGCCGCCGGCGAACAGGTCGTGGTCGCCGAGAGAGGATTCGACGAAGCGCGTGAAGGCGCGGCGCTCCGGCGGCAGGTGACCGTACACCACCTCCTCCTCGACGAGGTCGTAGACGGGAATCCGCGGCGTCAGCAGCGTGTTCTCGCCGACGATGCTGTTCTCGCCGACGACGAAGCCGGAGGTGACCCGGCAGCCAGCGCCGAGCGAGACGCCGTCTTCGACGACCACAGGAGCATCCTCGACGGGTTCGAGGACGCCGCCGATGAGCGTGTTCGCGCCGAGTTTGACGTTCGCGCCGATCTGGGCGCACGAGCCGACGGTGTCGCAGGAGTCGACGAGCGTGCCGTCGCCGACGTGCGCGCCGACGTTGAGAAACGCCGGGCTCATGACGATGCAGTCGTCGCCGAGGTGCGCGCCGCGGCGCAGGACGGTGCCGTCGGGTGTGTTCCGCGTGCCTCG contains the following coding sequences:
- the lysA gene encoding diaminopimelate decarboxylase, whose translation is MSDSSEGVSRGEHRGDSRRDNPAVRRLADWDAARLADLAGEYGTPLYVTDLGRVRENCARLREAFPDAEVRYAAKAHTGRAVLETVRDAGLPAECASAGEVHRALGAGFSGAEVQYTAVHPPAGDLDYVVDAWREHPDLTITVGAADTVDRLRERGFDGRLCVRVNPGVGAGHHEKVRTGANAKFGVPYDRAADLVESASEQFDVVGVHAHAGSGISGDDLANHRELVRRMGDLAREISAAGVDLEFVDVGGGFGVPYEEDEPALDLPAVAEATREAIGGIDATLAVEPGRYVVADAGVLLTRVNTVKETPETVVTGVDAGMTTLLRPAMYDAYHAIRNLTSESGDGAGDARETVGATVVGPICESSDVFCENRPLSRPERDDLLAVGNAGAYGYEMASTYNSRPRPAEVALEDGDAALVRRRETLTDLTEVESR
- a CDS encoding 2,3,4,5-tetrahydropyridine-2,6-dicarboxylate N-succinyltransferase, translated to MTTLESDIDDLWQRYDDDEIDAETAGGDELDTLDVFLDTLEAGEVRAAEKTGSSLDSWEANEWVKRGILLNFGLRETRPREYGGVTYHDVLPLRDTTDLAERGTRNTPDGTVLRRGAHLGDDCIVMSPAFLNVGAHVGDGTLVDSCDTVGSCAQIGANVKLGANTLIGGVLEPVEDAPVVVEDGVSLGAGCRVTSGFVVGENSIVGENTLLTPRIPVYDLVEEEVVYGHLPPERRAFTRFVESSLGDHDLFAGGAFKPAVVALDVEDDTLDATRREEALRE